The Chitinophagales bacterium genome includes a region encoding these proteins:
- the rpe gene encoding ribulose-phosphate 3-epimerase, with amino-acid sequence MQPIIAPSILSADFGRLKDEIEMINNSAADWIHCDVMDGRFVPNISFGFPVLRAVKKSARKPLDVHLMILEPEKYIDAFRKAGADILSIHIEASPHLHRTIQQIREAGMQAGVAINPHTAVAQLEDIIADIDVVCLMSVNPGFGGQQFIQHTYKKIQQLKSLIADSRSNAKIEIDGGVDLQNAALLLRAGASILVAGNTVFSSADPKATITALKNTVINTSAA; translated from the coding sequence ATGCAACCCATCATAGCACCTTCTATACTGTCAGCTGATTTTGGCCGGCTGAAGGATGAGATTGAAATGATCAACAATAGCGCAGCAGACTGGATCCATTGTGATGTGATGGACGGACGGTTTGTGCCCAACATCTCCTTTGGATTTCCGGTTTTGAGAGCTGTAAAAAAATCAGCGAGGAAACCACTTGATGTACACCTCATGATACTGGAACCGGAAAAGTATATTGATGCATTCAGGAAAGCGGGGGCGGATATACTGAGCATTCACATTGAAGCATCTCCGCATCTGCACCGTACTATTCAACAAATCAGGGAAGCTGGTATGCAGGCCGGCGTGGCCATCAATCCTCATACTGCCGTTGCACAGCTGGAAGATATTATTGCGGACATAGATGTGGTTTGCCTGATGAGTGTAAATCCCGGTTTCGGCGGGCAGCAGTTTATTCAGCATACTTATAAAAAAATACAACAGCTCAAGAGCCTGATCGCCGACAGCCGCTCGAATGCAAAAATTGAAATTGATGGTGGTGTTGATTTACAGAATGCCGCATTGCTGCTGCGGGCAGGTGCTTCAATCCTGGTGGCAGGTAACACGGTATTCAGCTCAGCCGACCCAAAGGCTACTATTACTGCGCTGAAAAACACTGTCATAAATACTTCTGCGGCCTGA